GAACTCGAACTTCCTCGCGAGCGGCCGGCCGCCGGTGCGCTGGGGCAACGCGCATCCGAACATCGTGCCGTACCAGACCTTCCAGACGAGCGACGGCTGGATCATCGTCGCGGTCGGCAACGACGGGCAGTTCCGCAAGTTCGTCGAGGCGGGCGGCCGCCCGGAACTGGCCGACGACGAGCGTTTCGCCACCAATCCGGCACGCGTGCGTCAGCGCGAAACGCTGGTGCCGATGCTCGCGGAGATGGTGCGGCTGCAGGGCAAGCGCGAATGGATCGCCGCGCTGGAGGCGGCGGGCGTGCCCTGCGGACCGATCAACGATCTCGGCGAAGTGTTCGAGAACGAGCAGGTGCTGGCGCGTGGGATGCGGGTCGATCTGCCGCATCCGTCGGGCGGCGAGGTCAAGCTCGTGCCGAATCCGATCAAGATGTCCGCGACACCGCCGCAGGCGGTGAGCGCACCGCCGACGCTGGGCGAGCATACGGACAACGTACTGCGCGACGTGCTGGGTTACGACGACGCGCGGATCGATGCGTTGAGGAAGCAGTCGGTGATTTGACGGCGGGTGGTCTGGGGGCGGGTTTCAGTTGCCAGGCTGCCGGGCACCGAACGATTCGCCGAATGAATCCAGCCATCGACGGCCCTCGTCCCAATCGCCGAGCCCGCTGTCCGCGTTGATATGGCCGCGCGGGCCGATGCCGATCCAGCGGCTACCCCACGCAGTCGCACAGTGCTGCGAAAACGGCAGACCGCCGTAGGGATCGTCGCTGCTCGCCACCACCATGCTCGCGAACGGCAAACGTGCGAGCGGGACCGGCGCGAAGCCGCTTGCGTCCTGCGGGAACTGCTCTCCAGCAGGGTCGGGGACGGCCACCAGCAACGCGCCCGCTACCTTCGCGAGTTGCGCGGCACTCGCATATTGCGTCGCCCAGAAGGCGACCGTCAGGCAGCCGAGACTGTGCGCCGCGAACGCGACCGGTGCGGCGGCGGCGGTGACGGCGGCCTCGAGCGTGCGGCACCATGCATCGCGTGAAGGGTGATCCCAGTCCGGCATCTGTACGCGTTTGAACGCCGGGTCGAGTGCCTCCCAGCGGGTTTGCCAGTGGCCCGCGCCGGAGTTCTGATAGCCGGGCAGGACCAGCAAGGTGTTGGGCTTGGTCATCGTGTTCGCCGTGTGTGGTCGAGTGTGATTGTTGTTGATGGTGTTGTTGTCGTTGTCGCGTGAGGCGTCGTCGGCTTCAGTGTCGGCACGGACCGGGCTGCGTCGCGCCGGGTTGCTCTGCGTCGCGGCACTCAAGCCGGAGCCGGAGCCGGAGCCAAAGCCGAAGCCGAAGCCGAAGCCGAAGCCGGAGCCGGAGCCGGAGCCGGAGCCGGAGCCGGAGCCGAAGCCAAAGCCGAAGCCGAAGCCAAAGCCGAAGCCGAAGCCGCGTCACCGTATCACACGCCCCACCCCGACGCCACGCGGATCGGCCGCCGGTTCAGGCGTAGTGCCCTCCACGCGAATCAACTGCACGTCGCCGGTGAAGCTCTGCTCGTCGAGCGTGTACCCCTTCGCTCGCAGCTGTTCCGCCAGCTCACCCGCAATCGGTCGATACGGCTCGAAGTAGATCGTCTTTTGCGGCAACAACTGATGATGGAAGCGCATCGCGGCGAGCGCATCCGTCGGGCTCATGCCGAAGTCGTACAGATCGGTCATCACCTGGAATAGCGTGGTCATGATTCGCGATCCGCCTGGCGTACCGATCGCGAGCGCGACCTTGCCGTCCTTCAGCAGCAAGGTCGGCGTCATCGACGAAAGCGGCCGCCGGCCCGGCGCGATCGTATTGACGTCATCACCGCCACCCGTACCGGACGCAGCCACGCCAGCAGAACCCGAACCCGCCGCGGCCCCGCCCGCAGGCTTCGTCACGAAATCGTCCATCGCATCGTTGAGCAGGAAACCGCCGCCGTCCACCACCACGCCCGAGCCAAAATCGCCGTTCAACGTGTACGTGTTCGACACCGCGTTACCCCACTTGTCGACCACCGAGAAATGCGTGGTCTGCGCCTTCTCCGCCGACCCGGCCGCATCCGCGAGACCGGGCTTCACCGGCGCGGCGCCCGGCACTTCGTCGGGTTTGATTTCGTCGGCGCGCTGCGCGAGATAGGCGTCGTCGAGCAGCTTGCCCACCGGCACCGTCGACGAATCCGGATCGCTCAGGTACTGCTGCCGGTCGGCGAATACGCGGTCCTCGATCTGCGCGATCAGATGGATGTACGGCACGGAGTTCAGTTCGAGGCCATCGAACGCCTGCTTCAGATCGGCCTTCATCTTCAGCATCTGGATCAGGCCGACGCCGCCCGAACTCGGCGGCGGCGCGGTGACGACCTGATAACCGTTCCAGTCGGCGGTGAGGGGTTGACGCCACACGGCCTTGTACTGCGTCAGATCCTGCTTCGTGACGAGACCGTGGCCGTACATCTGCTGCACGATCAGGTCCGCGGTGCGCCCTTCGTAGAACTCGCGGCCGCCGTCGCCGGCAATGCGCGACAACGTCTGCGCGAGTTCCGGCTGGCGATACGTGACGCCCGCCTTGAGGTTCGAGAAGTAGGCGTCGAAGTTGGTCTTGCCGGCGAAGTTCTTCGCCGCCGCGTCGCGGCGCTGCTGCAGCCACGGCTCGACCGGGAAACCGTCGGTGGCATAGCGGATCGCGGGCGCCAGCACCTGCTTCCACTTCAGTTTGCCGAAACGCTGCTGCGCCTCCCACATGCCTTCGACGGTACCCGGCACGCCGACCGCGCGATGCCCGACCGCGCTCAAGCCCGGCAGCAGGTTGCCCTTGTCGTCGAGGTACATGTCGCGGGTCGCCTGTTGCGGCGCGCGCTCGCGGTAGTCGAGAAAGTAGGGCTTGCCGTCCATCAGCACGGTCATGAACCCGCCGCCGCCGATGTTGCCCGCGTCCGGCCGCGTCACGGCCAGCGTGAACGCCATGGCCACGGCCGCGTCGATCGCGTTGCCGCCGGCCGCGAAAATCTGCTGCGCGGCGTCCGCGCTGTAGCGGTCCGGCGCCGCCACCGCCGACGCGTCGAGCACCGGCTTGGGCGCGGTCTTCGCGAGCGCGGCGACCGGCGCGAGACTCATCGCCAGCAACGCGAATCCGGCGGACGCCGCCGCGAACCGGGGTAACCGGCGCGCCAGACCGCGCAGCCAGGCGCGAGACTCGGTGGCGGACCCACCGCGGTCAGGAAAGTCAGCGGCCAGACAGGAACCAGAAACGAAACGCGCGCGACGCGCGCCTTGGGTCGAAACAGACATCCGAGATACTCCGGGGAATGA
The sequence above is a segment of the Paraburkholderia sp. D15 genome. Coding sequences within it:
- the ggt gene encoding gamma-glutamyltransferase, whose protein sequence is MSLAPVAALAKTAPKPVLDASAVAAPDRYSADAAQQIFAAGGNAIDAAVAMAFTLAVTRPDAGNIGGGGFMTVLMDGKPYFLDYRERAPQQATRDMYLDDKGNLLPGLSAVGHRAVGVPGTVEGMWEAQQRFGKLKWKQVLAPAIRYATDGFPVEPWLQQRRDAAAKNFAGKTNFDAYFSNLKAGVTYRQPELAQTLSRIAGDGGREFYEGRTADLIVQQMYGHGLVTKQDLTQYKAVWRQPLTADWNGYQVVTAPPPSSGGVGLIQMLKMKADLKQAFDGLELNSVPYIHLIAQIEDRVFADRQQYLSDPDSSTVPVGKLLDDAYLAQRADEIKPDEVPGAAPVKPGLADAAGSAEKAQTTHFSVVDKWGNAVSNTYTLNGDFGSGVVVDGGGFLLNDAMDDFVTKPAGGAAAGSGSAGVAASGTGGGDDVNTIAPGRRPLSSMTPTLLLKDGKVALAIGTPGGSRIMTTLFQVMTDLYDFGMSPTDALAAMRFHHQLLPQKTIYFEPYRPIAGELAEQLRAKGYTLDEQSFTGDVQLIRVEGTTPEPAADPRGVGVGRVIR
- a CDS encoding alpha/beta hydrolase; translation: MTKPNTLLVLPGYQNSGAGHWQTRWEALDPAFKRVQMPDWDHPSRDAWCRTLEAAVTAAAAPVAFAAHSLGCLTVAFWATQYASAAQLAKVAGALLVAVPDPAGEQFPQDASGFAPVPLARLPFASMVVASSDDPYGGLPFSQHCATAWGSRWIGIGPRGHINADSGLGDWDEGRRWLDSFGESFGARQPGN